Proteins co-encoded in one Streptomyces sp. JH34 genomic window:
- a CDS encoding tyrosinase family protein: MHSRKNQRDLTRTEKKRLVDAILELKRSGRYDDFVTLHRQHYVTDGESRPRPAHMTPSFFPWHRQYLLEFEKALRSVDPRVSIPYWDWTRDNTASASLWAEDFLGGNGRPGDRQVMTGPFAHRRGNWRIRAEVTDDHFLRRDFGRPSSPVTLPGAAEVARALDDPVYDTAPWNSVSTTGFRNRIEGWGIRGGRGVANHNKVHRWIGGSMAGAASPDDPVFWLHHAFIDLLWTRWQKAHPRSRYLPSRALPADDPQQDRIFPLDRPMPPWDVAPAQLMDHTRLYRYG, encoded by the coding sequence GTGCACAGCCGCAAGAATCAGCGCGACCTCACGCGCACCGAGAAGAAACGCCTGGTCGACGCGATCCTGGAGCTCAAACGATCCGGCCGCTACGACGACTTCGTCACCCTGCACCGGCAGCACTACGTCACCGACGGCGAGAGCAGGCCCCGCCCCGCCCACATGACCCCGTCCTTCTTCCCCTGGCACCGTCAGTACCTCCTGGAGTTCGAGAAGGCGCTGCGCTCCGTCGATCCCCGGGTGTCGATCCCTTACTGGGACTGGACCCGGGACAACACGGCGAGCGCGTCGCTCTGGGCGGAGGACTTCCTGGGCGGCAACGGCAGGCCCGGCGACCGGCAGGTCATGACCGGGCCGTTCGCCCACCGGCGGGGAAACTGGCGCATCCGCGCCGAGGTCACCGACGACCACTTCCTGCGACGTGACTTCGGCCGGCCCTCCTCGCCCGTCACCTTGCCCGGCGCCGCGGAGGTGGCCCGCGCGCTGGACGACCCGGTGTACGACACCGCGCCCTGGAACAGTGTCAGCACCACCGGCTTCCGCAACAGGATCGAGGGCTGGGGCATCAGAGGCGGCCGCGGTGTGGCCAACCACAACAAGGTGCACCGCTGGATCGGAGGGTCGATGGCGGGTGCGGCGTCCCCCGACGACCCGGTCTTCTGGCTGCACCACGCCTTCATCGACCTGCTCTGGACCCGCTGGCAGAAGGCGCACCCCCGCTCCCGCTACCTGCCGTCCCGCGCCCTCCCCGCCGACGACCCGCAGCAGGACCGGATCTTCCCGCTCGACCGGCCGATGCCGCCGTGGGACGTGGCGCCCGCACAGCTCATGGACCACACCCGCCTCTACCGGTACGGCTGA
- the dhaL gene encoding dihydroxyacetone kinase subunit DhaL → MLDTDFFRRWMAATAAVVDREADRLTELDAAIGDADHGSNMRRGFAAVRDVLEKEAPETPGTVLTLAGRHLISTVGGASGPLYGTLLRRTGKALGDATEVTPEQLADALGAGVAAVAQLGGAQAGDKTMLDALFPAVEALGTSFEAARDAALAGALATVPLRARKGRASYLGERSIGHQDPGAASSALLVGALVEAAGSSDGSGR, encoded by the coding sequence GTGCTCGACACCGATTTCTTCCGGCGCTGGATGGCCGCCACCGCGGCCGTCGTCGACCGTGAGGCGGACCGGCTGACCGAGCTCGACGCCGCGATCGGGGACGCCGACCACGGGAGCAACATGCGGCGCGGCTTCGCCGCCGTGCGCGACGTTCTCGAGAAGGAGGCCCCGGAGACGCCGGGGACGGTGCTGACGCTGGCCGGCCGCCATCTGATCTCGACGGTCGGAGGAGCGTCCGGGCCGTTGTACGGGACTCTGCTGCGCCGCACCGGAAAGGCACTGGGCGATGCGACGGAGGTGACCCCGGAACAGCTGGCCGACGCCCTCGGGGCCGGTGTCGCCGCGGTGGCGCAGCTCGGTGGGGCGCAGGCGGGGGACAAGACGATGCTCGACGCGCTGTTCCCCGCCGTCGAGGCGCTGGGCACCTCGTTCGAGGCGGCCCGGGACGCGGCGCTGGCGGGCGCGCTGGCGACCGTGCCGCTGCGGGCGCGCAAGGGCAGGGCGAGTTACCTCGGCGAGCGGAGCATCGGGCATCAGGATCCCGGGGCCGCCTCGTCGGCGCTGTTGGTCGGGGCGCTCGTCGAGGCCGCCGGGTCGAGCGACGGGAGCGGCCGGTGA
- a CDS encoding tyrosinase family oxidase copper chaperone, whose translation MNPTSGTDEEPADAPRPARRAVLRTVFTAAALAGTGGALAPVLLQGQEPAGPGQGRDAVGPERFSELYKGREIRGTATAVVPAGAQPHAGAAFAAPAVDVSVDGRTLHVMRRADGSYLSTVNHYESFPTLLETARAAVDALGTAQLSAVSPHTI comes from the coding sequence ATGAATCCGACCAGCGGGACCGACGAGGAGCCGGCCGACGCCCCGCGGCCGGCCCGCCGCGCGGTGCTCCGCACCGTCTTCACCGCGGCCGCGCTCGCCGGCACCGGCGGTGCGCTCGCCCCGGTCCTCCTCCAGGGACAGGAGCCGGCAGGCCCGGGCCAGGGACGTGACGCCGTAGGGCCCGAGCGGTTCTCCGAGCTGTACAAGGGCCGCGAGATCCGGGGCACGGCGACCGCCGTCGTCCCGGCCGGGGCGCAGCCGCACGCCGGTGCCGCCTTCGCCGCCCCCGCCGTCGATGTCAGCGTCGACGGGAGGACGCTGCACGTGATGCGGCGCGCCGACGGGAGCTACCTCAGCACCGTCAACCACTACGAGTCGTTCCCGACACTCCTCGAGACGGCCCGCGCGGCGGTCGACGCACTCGGCACCGCCCAGTTGTCAGCCGTCTCCCCGCACACCATCTGA
- a CDS encoding GNAT family N-acetyltransferase: protein MNTDRRGRLTVTLCRDLADFADLAAEWDALHRRCPTATPFQSHAWLHSWWLSYGVPGRLRVVLARRDGRLIGAVPLMLVHRPMPLLVPMGGAISDFFDILVDGEDTRAAVTALERGLHRAASHTVVDLREVRPDASAHLLFEAWPGARSSRTDSTCMELPAEPIDALIRRMTGSRAQRARAKLRRIDALGIECRTAPVHRVAGAIGTLLALHEMQWLGRGVNPEHLRPRFCSHLVRSTRRMVRDGEASVREFVLDGEVVAADLSYRSAQLTGGYLYGVHPGLRERKVDVSTMLLREIARETEGVDHGVLSLLRGSEQYKNHWGPVAVVNRRLLLARAGLEPLLRLRETQLTARDRAARTVKSRVPAARDWRGRLSGLPAAGLAFIGRD from the coding sequence ATGAACACCGACCGTCGTGGCCGGCTGACCGTCACCCTCTGCCGTGACCTGGCGGACTTCGCGGACCTCGCCGCGGAGTGGGACGCGCTGCACCGCCGCTGCCCCACCGCCACCCCCTTCCAGAGTCACGCGTGGCTCCACTCCTGGTGGCTCTCCTACGGAGTCCCCGGCCGGCTGCGGGTCGTGCTGGCGCGCCGGGACGGACGCCTGATCGGTGCGGTGCCCCTGATGCTCGTCCACCGCCCCATGCCTCTGCTGGTGCCCATGGGCGGCGCGATCTCCGACTTCTTCGACATCCTGGTGGACGGCGAGGACACCCGGGCGGCGGTCACCGCGCTGGAGCGCGGGCTCCACAGGGCGGCCTCGCACACCGTCGTGGACCTGCGGGAGGTCCGGCCCGACGCCTCGGCGCACCTGCTGTTCGAGGCGTGGCCGGGCGCACGGAGCAGCCGCACGGACTCGACGTGCATGGAGCTGCCCGCGGAGCCGATCGACGCCCTCATCAGGAGGATGACCGGGTCCCGGGCCCAGCGGGCCCGCGCCAAGCTCCGCAGGATCGACGCGCTGGGGATCGAATGCCGCACCGCGCCGGTCCACCGGGTGGCGGGGGCGATCGGCACCCTGCTCGCGCTGCACGAAATGCAGTGGCTCGGCCGAGGTGTCAACCCGGAGCACCTGCGCCCGCGCTTCTGCTCCCACTTGGTGCGCTCCACCCGCCGGATGGTGCGCGACGGGGAGGCCTCGGTCAGGGAGTTCGTGCTCGACGGGGAGGTGGTGGCCGCCGACCTGTCCTACCGCTCGGCACAGCTGACCGGTGGCTACCTCTACGGCGTCCACCCCGGGCTCAGGGAGAGGAAGGTGGACGTCTCCACGATGCTGCTGCGCGAGATCGCCCGGGAGACCGAAGGCGTGGACCACGGTGTGCTGAGTCTGCTGCGCGGCTCGGAGCAGTACAAGAACCACTGGGGCCCCGTCGCCGTCGTCAACCGGCGTCTGCTGCTGGCCCGTGCCGGTCTGGAGCCGCTGCTGCGGCTGCGCGAGACGCAGCTGACCGCACGGGACCGCGCGGCCCGGACGGTGAAGTCCCGGGTCCCCGCCGCGCGGGACTGGCGCGGCCGGCTGAGCGGACTCCCGGCGGCCGGACTGGCGTTCATCGGACGGGATTGA
- a CDS encoding chaplin, translating into MSRISKVAAVMAGTGALIAGGAGMATADSGAEAVAAHSPGVLSGNAVQVPVHIPVNVCGNTVNVIALLNPAFGNACANVSDSHEDEGEYGYGH; encoded by the coding sequence ATGTCGCGTATCTCGAAGGTGGCCGCCGTCATGGCAGGTACCGGTGCCCTGATCGCCGGCGGTGCCGGCATGGCTACCGCCGACTCCGGGGCGGAGGCCGTCGCGGCCCACTCCCCCGGTGTCCTTTCGGGCAACGCCGTCCAGGTGCCCGTGCACATCCCGGTCAACGTGTGCGGCAACACGGTGAACGTGATCGCCCTGCTGAACCCGGCCTTCGGCAACGCCTGCGCGAACGTCTCGGACAGCCACGAGGACGAGGGCGAGTACGGCTACGGCCACTGA
- a CDS encoding PTS fructose transporter subunit IIA: MSEEKQVGIVLVSHSGPVAEAVVELARGLAAGGATAPMAAAGGTSAGGLGTSSELVSEAASKVDRGAGVALLVDLGSAVLTVKSMLAEGDELPDGARLVDAPFVEGAIAALVTASAGGDLDAVEAAATEAYAYRKT; this comes from the coding sequence GTGAGCGAGGAGAAGCAGGTCGGGATCGTGCTGGTCTCCCACAGCGGACCGGTGGCGGAGGCCGTCGTCGAGCTGGCCAGGGGACTGGCGGCCGGAGGCGCGACGGCTCCGATGGCGGCGGCGGGCGGCACCTCGGCCGGCGGCCTGGGGACGAGTTCGGAGCTGGTCTCCGAAGCGGCGAGCAAGGTCGACAGGGGTGCCGGGGTGGCTCTGCTCGTCGATCTCGGGAGCGCGGTGCTCACGGTGAAGTCCATGCTGGCGGAGGGCGACGAGTTGCCCGACGGCGCGCGGCTGGTGGACGCCCCGTTCGTGGAGGGCGCGATCGCCGCGCTGGTGACGGCGTCGGCGGGCGGCGACCTGGACGCCGTGGAGGCCGCGGCCACGGAGGCGTACGCCTACCGGAAGACCTGA
- a CDS encoding cytochrome P450, with protein sequence MNAPTQVPTDRARGAAGADLADPAFWRLPRTERLSAFARLRELGEPVRFTPRTGSRTPFRVLVKHADVRAASRQPQVFASAPGVTLPEPAPWAKAVFGNSMVNMDGAEHAGLRRTISRAFTPRLLAAAEENIEAVARRLVDEVVAEGPGDFMRSAPSRMPFEVICDLMGIPARHRAAIAARIDHASEYVGVQRRGRARLRVPGRGLRSLARMQLEMAGIARERRRAPADDVISALVRADVGGQALSSRQLGAFFSLLLVAGVETTRNAIAHGMVLLSAHPDQRALLESDFERYADGAVEEIVRHSTPIIQFRRTVAAECALGGHTFAPGEKVVLLYASANRDASVFEDPDAFDITRSPNPHLGYGGGGPHHCLGAHLAKLEMKALFREMLGRLGDVRASGEPGLVDSNFDNRVGSLPFTFRTSHPNGPR encoded by the coding sequence ATGAACGCGCCGACACAGGTGCCCACCGACCGCGCGCGAGGCGCAGCGGGCGCCGATCTGGCCGATCCGGCGTTCTGGCGGCTGCCCCGGACGGAGCGGCTGTCGGCCTTCGCCCGGCTGAGGGAGCTCGGCGAACCGGTCCGCTTCACGCCTCGTACCGGCTCGCGCACGCCGTTCCGCGTGCTGGTGAAGCACGCGGACGTGCGGGCCGCCAGCCGTCAGCCGCAGGTCTTCGCCAGCGCTCCGGGTGTCACCCTCCCGGAACCGGCGCCCTGGGCCAAGGCGGTGTTCGGCAACTCCATGGTGAACATGGACGGCGCCGAGCACGCGGGACTGCGCAGGACCATTTCCCGCGCCTTCACGCCCAGGCTGTTGGCCGCCGCCGAGGAGAACATCGAGGCCGTCGCCCGGCGGCTGGTGGACGAAGTGGTCGCCGAGGGCCCGGGCGACTTCATGCGCTCGGCTCCCTCGCGCATGCCGTTCGAGGTCATCTGCGACCTGATGGGGATTCCCGCACGCCATCGGGCCGCGATCGCCGCGCGCATCGACCACGCGTCGGAGTACGTAGGAGTGCAGCGGCGTGGTCGCGCCCGGCTGCGGGTCCCGGGACGGGGCCTGCGCTCCCTGGCCCGTATGCAGCTGGAGATGGCGGGCATCGCCCGTGAGCGGCGCCGGGCCCCGGCCGACGACGTGATCTCGGCGCTCGTCCGGGCGGACGTCGGCGGGCAGGCCCTGTCCTCACGTCAGCTCGGCGCCTTCTTCTCGCTGCTCCTCGTCGCCGGTGTGGAGACCACCCGGAACGCGATCGCCCACGGGATGGTCCTGTTGAGCGCGCATCCGGACCAGCGCGCCCTCCTGGAGTCCGACTTCGAGCGCTACGCCGACGGCGCGGTCGAGGAGATCGTCCGGCACTCGACGCCCATCATCCAGTTCCGCAGGACGGTGGCAGCCGAATGCGCGCTGGGCGGTCACACCTTCGCACCCGGGGAAAAGGTCGTACTCCTCTACGCGTCCGCGAACCGGGACGCGTCCGTGTTCGAGGATCCCGACGCCTTCGACATCACCCGGTCACCCAATCCGCACCTCGGATACGGCGGAGGCGGCCCCCATCACTGTCTGGGGGCACATCTGGCGAAACTGGAGATGAAAGCCCTCTTCCGCGAAATGCTCGGTCGGCTGGGAGATGTCCGGGCTTCGGGTGAACCGGGCCTGGTGGACTCGAATTTCGACAACCGTGTCGGGTCTCTTCCTTTCACCTTCCGTACGAGTCACCCGAACGGCCCGCGATGA
- a CDS encoding glycosyl hydrolase, with product MPVQRRLTTFGIGATALCLLVGGALLADHDATATQAGKGAARGAPEPGGSTAIGAYLDYGPQGVRRMGELSRWLGGTELRVGHTYLPGDLWENIEGRPGFLTSWAAWRKAAEDRMLVLNTPMLERNEKRVSDEEVRGLLRAGAQGQFDEHFRRLAERLVQLGVPDTVIVLGWEMNGTTYTHRCGPDPVAWKAYWNRVVTAMRSVSGQKFRFDFAPSRGRDAVPWTECYPGDDVVDIIGMDSYDQPPARTFDEQVNEPYGLRKQVDFAAEHGKPISFPEWGLFRNGDNPEYMRRMLEWMDLHEPVYQTITDYCPHGVWQCAENPESSKVFRETLSGLPDATEPSAPAADPSGTPTAPVPDEPSPAEPTPGTNDPGWCVTVPLSEWFGQWLTDREFCPRG from the coding sequence GTGCCCGTACAGCGTCGTCTCACCACGTTCGGCATCGGGGCGACCGCGCTCTGCCTCCTCGTCGGCGGTGCGCTTCTCGCCGACCACGACGCCACGGCCACCCAGGCCGGCAAGGGTGCCGCCCGGGGAGCGCCGGAGCCCGGCGGGTCGACCGCCATCGGCGCCTATCTGGACTACGGGCCGCAGGGCGTGCGGAGGATGGGGGAGCTGTCGCGCTGGCTCGGCGGTACGGAGCTGCGGGTCGGGCACACCTATCTGCCGGGCGACCTGTGGGAGAACATCGAGGGCCGTCCCGGCTTCCTCACCTCCTGGGCGGCCTGGCGGAAGGCCGCCGAGGACCGGATGCTGGTCCTCAACACGCCGATGCTGGAACGGAACGAGAAGCGTGTCTCCGACGAGGAGGTGCGGGGCCTGCTGCGGGCCGGTGCCCAGGGGCAGTTCGACGAGCACTTCCGCCGGCTGGCGGAACGCCTGGTCCAGCTGGGCGTCCCGGACACGGTGATCGTCCTCGGGTGGGAGATGAACGGCACGACGTACACGCACCGTTGCGGGCCCGACCCGGTCGCGTGGAAGGCGTACTGGAACCGCGTCGTCACCGCGATGCGGTCCGTGTCCGGCCAGAAGTTCCGCTTCGACTTCGCACCGAGCCGTGGACGGGACGCCGTGCCCTGGACCGAGTGCTACCCGGGCGACGACGTCGTGGACATCATCGGCATGGACTCCTACGACCAGCCTCCGGCGCGGACCTTCGACGAGCAGGTGAACGAACCGTACGGTCTGCGGAAGCAGGTCGACTTCGCCGCCGAGCACGGCAAGCCGATCTCCTTCCCCGAGTGGGGGCTGTTCCGCAACGGCGACAACCCCGAGTACATGCGCCGCATGCTGGAGTGGATGGACCTGCACGAGCCGGTCTACCAGACCATCACCGACTACTGCCCGCACGGGGTGTGGCAGTGCGCCGAGAACCCCGAGTCCTCGAAGGTGTTCCGCGAGACGCTGAGCGGGCTGCCGGACGCCACCGAGCCCTCGGCTCCCGCTGCCGACCCGAGCGGGACGCCGACGGCGCCCGTACCCGACGAACCCTCCCCGGCGGAGCCCACGCCGGGCACGAACGACCCCGGATGGTGCGTGACCGTTCCGCTGAGCGAGTGGTTCGGCCAGTGGCTGACCGACCGCGAGTTCTGTCCGCGCGGCTGA
- the dhaK gene encoding dihydroxyacetone kinase subunit DhaK, which translates to MLINVPETVVADGLRGMAAAHPDLVVDVDNRVVVRRDAPVAGKVGLVSGGGSGHEPLHAGFVGPGMLSAACPGEVFTSPVPDQMVRAAAAVDSGAGVLFVVKNYTGDVLNFDMAAELAEDEGVQVARVLVDDDVAVSDSTFTAGRRGTGATLFVEKIAGALADEGAPLERVEAMARRVNESARSFGVALSSVTTPAKGSPTFDLPSGELELGIGIHGEPGRERRPMMTSGEIADVSVHAVLEELRPDGPVLVLVNGMGATPLLELYGFNAEVQRVLSERGVTVARTLVGNYVTSLDMAGCSVTVCQVDEEMVRLWDAPVQTPALRWGR; encoded by the coding sequence ATGCTCATCAACGTGCCGGAGACCGTCGTCGCGGACGGACTCCGCGGAATGGCCGCCGCCCACCCCGACCTCGTCGTCGACGTCGACAACCGGGTCGTCGTCCGGCGTGACGCCCCGGTCGCCGGGAAGGTGGGCCTGGTGTCCGGGGGCGGCTCGGGGCACGAACCGCTGCACGCGGGGTTCGTCGGGCCCGGGATGCTGTCCGCGGCGTGCCCCGGGGAGGTCTTCACCTCGCCGGTGCCCGATCAGATGGTGCGGGCGGCCGCCGCCGTCGACAGCGGCGCGGGCGTGCTGTTCGTCGTCAAGAACTACACCGGCGACGTACTGAACTTCGACATGGCCGCCGAGCTCGCCGAGGACGAGGGTGTCCAGGTCGCCCGGGTCCTGGTCGACGACGACGTCGCGGTGTCGGACAGCACGTTCACGGCCGGCCGGCGCGGGACCGGGGCGACCCTGTTCGTCGAGAAGATCGCCGGCGCGCTCGCCGACGAGGGTGCGCCTCTGGAGCGGGTGGAGGCCATGGCCCGGCGTGTGAACGAGTCCGCGCGGAGCTTCGGGGTGGCCCTCAGCTCCGTCACCACCCCGGCCAAGGGGAGCCCCACGTTCGACCTGCCGTCGGGCGAGCTCGAGTTGGGCATCGGCATCCACGGTGAGCCTGGCCGGGAGCGGCGCCCGATGATGACGTCCGGGGAGATCGCCGACGTCTCGGTCCACGCGGTGCTGGAGGAACTGCGCCCCGACGGTCCCGTGCTGGTTCTGGTCAACGGCATGGGGGCGACGCCTCTGCTGGAGCTGTACGGGTTCAATGCCGAGGTGCAGCGGGTGCTGTCGGAGCGGGGCGTGACGGTGGCTCGTACGCTGGTGGGCAACTATGTGACGTCACTCGACATGGCAGGCTGCTCGGTGACTGTCTGCCAGGTGGACGAGGAGATGGTCCGGCTCTGGGACGCGCCGGTACAGACGCCCGCGTTGCGCTGGGGCCGGTGA
- a CDS encoding phosphodiester glycosidase family protein: MALGTHHGIRRSLVLLATAAATVAGAVAPAAADPTPDPHPHTAAEILRPVAPPPASGPAGEARSVVDGDGIETARATRPVAPGVRLSSYDRLESDKWLRVDTLSVDLDGSGVRADYMSSGKVADRRTVSELAAAHDPGKGRRTVAAINADFFDINQTGAPQGPGIKDGLTVHSPAPGVNRAVGIGPQNAGRVLELYFEGTLTLPSGAHPLAAYNAANVPAQGVGAYTPAWGGADRALTVDDARPVAEAAVRDGKVVSVSDGTGSGPVPDDTVVLVGREAGAGLLAALEPGDPVGIAYRARTDGGDVPRTAVGGRELLVVDGEAQNHDGEGNNTTAPRTAVGFSEDGRTMQVVTVDGRQTDSGGVTLTELGGMMRRAGSYSALNLDGGGSSTLVAREPGSDTLRVENSPSDGSERTVPNGLALTAPDGSGRLEGYWVGTRTPAGAAPGDDPVAGGHPERVFPGLTRRLTAAGYDETYGPAAGAPRWRAVSPAVGGVDARGTFTARRGGTTEVRAERAGAHGGTRLTVLDGLARIRPTTTRVGLADEKATGGFGIVGFDAHGASAPVEPADVTLDYDRTLFAVAEDGRGSFTVTSLTGSGAGRITATVAGISTTLAVSVGLTEQTVADFDDAGSWKFSQARADGSLAATPDGHSGTGLRLTYDFTRSTATRAAYAAPPRPVVVPGRPQTYTLWIKGDGNGAWPTLHLKDAAGSDQLLRGPYITWTGWRQVTFAVPPGAAAPLSVYRFYLAETAAARQYTGEIVVDDLAAQVPPTVELPEQADTADPLIDTASVTEGRDWRFAVMSDAQFVARDPDSPIVRQARRTLREIKAARPDFLVVNGDLVDEGSPADLAFARQVLEEELGDSLPWYYVPGNHEVMGGRIDDFVAEFGPAHRTFDHEGTRVITLDTSGLSLRGGGFAQIQELRAQLDTAAKDRSVGSVMLIEHVPPRDPTAQQGSRLSDRKEAALVEQWLAGFRRTTGKGAAFIGSHAGVFDASHVDGVPYLINGNSGKAPAGPADEGGFTGWSLVGADRVPPGEQAAARRQPWRGGPDWVSVQTRAHVDALALDAPSQLVRGQSAAVGAQVTQGTRTVPAAFPLSTDWTGSPNVHIGGSDGARPRHIATLDPATGTLTALRPGTVTLAVTVNGVTRRAEVRIAAGAVAPAA; this comes from the coding sequence GTGGCCCTTGGCACGCATCACGGCATCCGTCGGTCGCTCGTGCTGCTGGCGACCGCGGCGGCGACGGTGGCCGGGGCCGTCGCCCCCGCGGCCGCCGACCCGACGCCCGACCCCCATCCGCACACCGCCGCCGAGATCCTCAGACCCGTCGCACCGCCGCCTGCGAGCGGGCCGGCCGGCGAGGCGAGATCCGTCGTGGACGGCGACGGCATCGAGACCGCCCGGGCCACCCGCCCCGTCGCCCCCGGCGTCCGCCTGAGTTCGTACGACCGCCTCGAGTCCGACAAGTGGCTGCGTGTCGACACCCTCTCCGTCGATCTGGACGGCAGCGGAGTGCGTGCCGACTACATGTCCTCGGGCAAGGTCGCCGACCGCCGCACGGTCTCCGAACTGGCCGCCGCGCACGACCCGGGCAAGGGCCGGCGCACCGTGGCCGCGATCAACGCCGACTTCTTCGACATCAACCAGACAGGGGCGCCCCAGGGACCTGGGATCAAGGACGGTCTGACGGTCCACTCCCCGGCCCCGGGCGTCAACCGCGCTGTGGGCATCGGGCCGCAGAACGCCGGCCGCGTCCTGGAGCTGTACTTCGAGGGCACGCTGACCCTCCCTTCGGGTGCCCATCCGCTGGCCGCGTACAACGCCGCGAACGTGCCGGCCCAGGGTGTGGGCGCCTACACGCCGGCCTGGGGCGGAGCCGACCGGGCGCTGACCGTCGACGACGCGCGGCCCGTCGCCGAGGCGGCCGTCCGCGACGGCAAGGTCGTCTCCGTGTCGGACGGCACCGGATCGGGGCCCGTGCCCGACGACACGGTGGTCCTCGTCGGCCGGGAGGCCGGAGCGGGACTGCTGGCCGCCCTCGAGCCCGGGGACCCGGTCGGGATCGCGTACCGGGCCCGCACCGACGGCGGAGACGTCCCGCGCACCGCCGTGGGCGGCCGGGAACTGCTCGTCGTCGACGGGGAGGCACAGAACCACGACGGCGAGGGCAACAACACCACCGCGCCACGCACCGCGGTCGGCTTCTCCGAGGACGGCCGGACCATGCAGGTGGTCACCGTCGACGGACGGCAGACCGACAGCGGCGGCGTCACCCTCACCGAACTGGGCGGGATGATGCGCCGGGCCGGTTCGTACAGCGCCCTGAACCTCGACGGGGGAGGGTCCTCGACCCTCGTCGCCCGGGAACCGGGCAGTGACACGCTGCGGGTCGAGAACAGCCCGTCCGACGGCAGCGAGCGCACGGTACCCAACGGTCTGGCCCTGACCGCCCCCGACGGCAGCGGGCGCCTCGAGGGGTACTGGGTCGGGACCCGTACGCCGGCCGGAGCCGCTCCCGGTGACGACCCCGTCGCCGGCGGACACCCCGAGAGGGTCTTCCCCGGCCTGACCCGGCGTCTCACCGCCGCCGGATACGACGAGACGTACGGTCCCGCGGCAGGCGCCCCGCGCTGGCGTGCCGTCAGCCCGGCGGTCGGGGGCGTCGACGCCCGGGGGACGTTCACCGCTCGCCGCGGCGGCACGACCGAGGTCCGGGCGGAACGCGCCGGAGCCCACGGCGGGACCCGGCTCACCGTCCTCGACGGGCTGGCCCGCATCCGGCCGACGACCACGCGCGTCGGCCTGGCGGACGAGAAGGCCACCGGCGGGTTCGGCATCGTGGGCTTCGACGCCCACGGCGCGAGCGCCCCGGTCGAGCCGGCGGACGTCACCCTCGACTACGACCGCACCCTGTTCGCCGTCGCCGAGGACGGCCGGGGATCCTTCACCGTCACGTCCCTGACCGGCTCCGGGGCGGGACGCATCACGGCCACGGTGGCGGGCATCAGCACCACCCTCGCGGTGAGCGTCGGCCTCACCGAGCAGACGGTGGCGGACTTCGACGACGCCGGATCATGGAAGTTCAGCCAGGCCCGCGCCGACGGTTCGCTCGCCGCGACGCCGGACGGGCACTCAGGCACCGGTCTCCGGCTCACCTACGACTTCACCCGCTCCACGGCCACGCGCGCCGCCTACGCGGCCCCGCCGCGGCCCGTCGTCGTGCCGGGCCGGCCGCAGACGTACACCCTGTGGATCAAGGGGGACGGCAACGGCGCCTGGCCGACCCTGCACCTGAAGGACGCCGCGGGATCCGACCAACTGCTGCGGGGGCCGTACATCACCTGGACCGGATGGCGTCAGGTCACCTTCGCCGTGCCGCCGGGCGCGGCGGCCCCGTTGTCCGTGTACCGCTTCTACCTCGCCGAGACGGCCGCGGCGAGGCAGTACACCGGCGAGATCGTCGTCGACGACCTGGCCGCCCAGGTGCCGCCCACCGTGGAGCTGCCCGAACAGGCGGATACCGCCGACCCGTTGATCGACACGGCCTCCGTCACCGAGGGCCGGGACTGGCGGTTCGCGGTCATGTCGGACGCGCAGTTCGTCGCGCGGGACCCGGACAGCCCCATCGTCCGGCAGGCCCGGCGCACCCTGCGCGAGATCAAGGCGGCCCGGCCCGACTTCCTGGTCGTCAACGGTGATCTCGTCGACGAGGGATCGCCCGCCGACCTCGCCTTCGCCCGGCAGGTCCTCGAGGAGGAACTGGGCGACTCGCTGCCCTGGTACTACGTGCCGGGCAACCACGAGGTGATGGGCGGGAGGATCGACGACTTCGTCGCCGAGTTCGGCCCGGCCCACCGCACGTTCGACCACGAGGGGACCCGGGTCATCACCCTCGACACCTCGGGGCTCAGCCTGCGCGGCGGGGGATTCGCCCAGATCCAGGAGTTGCGCGCGCAGCTGGACACGGCGGCGAAGGACCGCTCCGTCGGCTCCGTGATGCTGATCGAGCACGTGCCCCCACGCGACCCCACCGCGCAGCAGGGGAGCCGGCTGAGCGACCGCAAGGAGGCGGCTCTCGTCGAACAGTGGCTCGCCGGCTTCCGCCGCACGACGGGCAAGGGCGCCGCCTTCATCGGCAGCCACGCGGGGGTCTTCGACGCCTCGCACGTCGACGGAGTCCCGTACCTGATCAACGGGAACTCCGGCAAGGCGCCGGCCGGGCCCGCGGACGAGGGCGGATTCACCGGCTGGTCCCTGGTCGGCGCCGACCGGGTCCCACCCGGAGAACAGGCCGCGGCGCGCCGTCAGCCCTGGCGGGGCGGCCCCGACTGGGTCTCGGTCCAGACCCGCGCCCACGTCGACGCGCTGGCGCTCGACGCCCCCTCCCAGCTGGTCAGGGGCCAGAGCGCGGCGGTCGGCGCGCAGGTCACCCAGGGCACACGGACCGTGCCCGCGGCCTTTCCGCTGAGCACCGACTGGACCGGCTCGCCGAACGTCCACATCGGCGGGTCCGACGGCGCCCGTCCGCGCCACATCGCGACCCTGGACCCCGCCACGGGCACACTGACCGCTCTCCGGCCGGGCACCGTCACGCTCGCGGTGACCGTCAACGGGGTCACCCGGCGCGCGGAGGTCCGGATCGCGGCCGGCGCGGTCGCCCCAGCGGCCTGA